Genomic DNA from Synechococcus sp. MU1643:
TGCGGGGTTTTCAACGCTTGTCCCTGCGCCCCGATGACGGGGATGACCCCCTGCTGCTGGTGATCACGCCCGAGGTCCAGGTGGCCCTTGCCCTGCATGGACCAGTCCAGAAGCGTCAGCTGCTGATGCGTTGCGACCCAGCAACGCTCAGTGATGTTCTGGTTCAGCTGGGGCGGCGGCTGGAGCACCAGTCACCAGCCCAGGCCGAGCAGCTGCGCAAGGCACTCGAATCAATCGGCTCCCTCCAGAGCAATGGAGCCTGGTCAGAACAGTTCTGGCCGCGGCTCACCGAGCGGCTCACCGGCACAGCCCCCGGGCTGATGCTGCAACCCATCCAGGCTGAGCGCCCACCGGAAGCTCCCAGCCATGGAGATCTGAATTTGCTGGAAGCGATCACCCATGAGGTGCGAACACCTCTGGCAACGATCAGAACACTGATCCGGTCTTTGCTGCGGCGAAAGGATCTGGCCGATGTCGTTGTGAATCGCTTGCGGCAGATCGATGTGGAATGCAGCGAGCAGATCGACCGATTTGGCCTGATCTTCCATGCCGCTGAACTGCAACGGGAACCCAATGAAGCCAATCTGGCCCGCACGGATTTGCAGGCCATGCTGAGCGCCCTTGCGCCCAGCTGGACGGAGCAGCTGGATCGTCGCGGGATCGCCCTGGAACTAGATCTCACCGCTGACCTCCCGGCCATCCTCAGTGACTCCCGGCGACTGGAACCGATGCTCGGAGGTCTGATCGACCGCAGCACCAGGGGACTCCCCTCCGGCAGTCAGCTCACCCTTCACCTCCAGGCAGCGGGTCCGCGGGTGAAGCTTCAACTGCATGTGGAGCATCCCGACAGGAGCCAGACCGCGGAGGCCGGCCCGGCTCCCCAGCGCGAGGACGTGGGGACCGTCCTGAGCTGGGATCCCAGCACCGGAAGCCTGCAATTAAGCCAGGATGCGACCCGGCAGATGATGGCCAGCCTGGGGGGCCGCTATCAGCCCAGGCGAGACCGCGACATCACCATTTTCTTCCCGGTGCACATCCCCGGAGAGTGATTGGTTTGTTGACGGGTGTGAAGCTTGCTTTCGGAGGTCAAAACAGGCACCAATGACGGTGCTACTTTCCAGCCATAACGGCTCTTGTGGATTTTTTCAGCCATGGCAGCAACGGCGTTGAACGGTCAACTTCCCCAGCACATCGCCAGTACGGGCGGCCTTCTTAATTCAGCGGAGACCGAAGAGAAATACGCGATCACCTGGACCAGCAAGACTGAGCAGGCTTTTGAGCTCCCCACAGGTGGCGCCGCTCTGATGAATTCAGGCGAAAACCTGATGTATTTCGCTCGCAAGGAACAGTGCCTCGCCCTCGGCACCCAGCTGCGCACGAAGTTCAAGCCCCGGATCGAGGACTACAAGATCTACCGCATTTTCCCCGGTGGTGACACTGAGTTCCTGCATCCCAAGGATGGTGTGTTCTCCGAGAAGGTGAACGAAGGTCGCACCATGGTGGGCCACAACCCCCGTCGCATTGGCCAAAACGTCAACCCCGCCAATATCAAGTTCAGCGGCCGCAACACCTTCGACGCCTGATTCCTTATCGCAGCCGAGACCCCGGAGATCATGATCTCCGGGGTCTCGGCTGCGATGATCAGGTCATGTTCAGTCCCGATCGCGACGCCTTTCATCAGGCAGTTTGTAGTGGTGCCAACCTGATTCCTCTGGCTCAGAGCTGGCCCGCAGATCTTGAAACACCCCTCACCACCTGGATCAAGGCGGGTGACGGAAGACCTCCAGGCGTGCTGCTGGAGTCTGTCGAGGGTGGTGAAACCCTGGGCCGTTGGAGTGTGATCGCCTGTGATCCTCTCTGGACGGCGTCAGCTCGGAACGATCGTCTGACGCGCACCTGGCGCGACGGTCGTGAAGAGACGTTGAACGGCAATCCATTCGAATCCCTGCGCGACTGCCTCGCGCCTTACTCCTGCGTCAACCTGCCGGGCCTCCCTCCGCTTGGACAGCTATATGGCGTTTGGGGCTACGAACTGATCCAGTGGATCGAACCCACCGTCGCTGTTCACCCTCGGGCTGCTGCCGATCCCCCGGATGGGATCTGGATGTTGATGGACGCGATCCTGATCTTTGATCAGGTGAAACGACAGATCACCGCCGTCGCCTTCGGCGACCTCTCTAACGGAGCGGATGAGGAGCAGGCCTGGCAAACCGCTATCGGACGGATCGAGGCCCTGCGCCAGCGGATGGACGCACCTCTGCCAGCCGTCAAACCACTGACCTGGGACGCGAAAAGCACAGAGCTTCCCGCTGTGTGCTCCAACCGCAGCCGCGATGAATTCAAAGCAGCCGTCGACACCGCCAAGGAACACATCGCAGCCGGCGATGTGTTCCAACTGGTGATCAGTCAGCGCCTGGAAACCGAGGTGCCTCAATCATCCCTGGAGCTGTATCGCAGTTTGCGGATGGTGAATCCATCCCCGTACATGGCGTTCTTCGACTTTGGGGACTGGCAACTGATTGGCTCCAGTCCAGAGGTGATGGTTCAGGCCGAACCGGCTGCTGATGGCATCCACGCCAGCCTGCGGCCCATCGCCGGAACTCGGCCCCGCGGCGCCACGCCCCTAGAGGATCGCGAGCTGGAAGCTGACCTGCTGGCCGATCCCAAGGAACGGGCTGAGCACGTGATGCTTGTTGATCTGGGCCGGAATGACCTCGGCAGGGTCTGTCAGCCCGGAAGCGTGGCGGTGCAAGACCTGATGGTGATCGAGCGCTACTCCCACGTGATGCACATCGTCAGCCAAGTCGAAGGACGCCTTGGCCCGAAGCACGATGTGTGGGATCTGCTGATGGCGGCTTTTCCCGCCGGCACCGTCAGCGGAGCACCGAAAATCCGTGCGATGCAACTCATCCATGATCTTGAGCCCGATGCGCGTGGCCCCTATTCCGGGGTCTACGGATCCGTTGATCTGGCAGGGGCCCTCAACACGGCGATCACGATCCGCACCATGGTGGTGCAACCACGCGATGGCGGAGGATGCCGGGTGAAAGTGCAGGCCGGGGCAGGCGTTGTTGCCGATTCACAGCCGACGGCAGAGTTTGAGGAAACCCTGAACAAAGCCCGGGGAATGCTGACTGCACTCGCTTGCCTGAATCCACCGGAATGACAGCGCAACCCCTTCTGCTGAAAGGCTTCGAGGTTGAACTGTTCACCGGTCAAACCAACGGAGCCAACGTGGGCGTCGCTCCCGACGTGGCCAGGGAACTGCCTGGCTTCGTGACAGAACCGGACTGTCGCAATCTCGAATACATCACCGACCCGATCCGGGATTACGCCGAACTGCCCGAGGCGCTGCTTTCTCCCCGGCGGACGCTGCGGCGGTGGCTGCAGGAACGGGAGCTAACGCTTCTCCCCGGCAGCACCATGAGCCTGGGTAACAGCAGCCGATTCGAACGCTCCGACCCCGACAACGCCTATCACGCGCTGATTGAACAGCTGTATGGCACCAGGGTCGTGACAGCCAGCATTCACATCAACCTCGGAATCACAGATCTCGACTGGTTGTTTGCAGCGGTCCGGCTCGTGCGCTGCGAAGCAGCTCTGCTGCTCGCCCTGAGTGCCAGTTCCCCCTTTTTGGATGGGCGCAGCACCAACCACCACTCCCAGCGATGGCACCAATTCCCCATAACGCCGCCTGCAGTTCCTCTCTTTAGGGATCACGGGCACTACATCCAGTGGGTGGAGGAGCAACTGGCCACGGGTGCCATGCGCAACGAGCGTCACCTGTGGACGTCCGTTCGGCCGAATGGTCCGCAGCGCCCCTACGACCTCAACCGGTTGGAGTTACGGATCTGTGATCTGGTCACCAATCCCCATGAGCTGCTGGCGATCACCTGTCTGCTGGAGCTGAGGCTGCTGGCCCTCAAGAACAACATCGAAAGCCTCGATCCGCTCTGCAGCAGCTCCCTGTCCGCTGACGAACTGGTCCAACTGGCCGACAGCAATGACGCCGCCGTCGCCCGATCCAGCCTGAACGCTGAACTCCGGCATTGGCAAGATGGCCGTGCCATCACTTGCAAGGACTGGCTGCTGGAGCTGATTGATCAGATGGCTCCCCTGGCCGAATCGCTCCAGCTCAGCGCCTGCTTGAGGCCCTTGCATGGCCTGCTGGCCGATGGGAATCAGGCCATGCGCTGGGAAACGGCGCTTGGCCAAGGCCAATCCATCGAAGACCTTCTTCAAGCAGGCATCAAGCGGATGGAGGAGGAGGAACGGATCTCCACCGGGGAAGCCTGTTTGGGATGATCATGTCGAGTTCGTCGCAGCGTGGAGACTTCATGCCCGAGTCCACCACCCCTGACTCCGAGCAAGAGACTGCACGCTTGAGCGGTGGCGGATCCGGCGCAGGGCAGCTTCTTCAGCACCGTCTTGATCTGATTGAAGACCTCTGGAAGTCGGTGCTGCGCAGTGAGTGCCCACCGGATCAGAGCGAACGTCTGCTGAGGCTCAAACAACTCAGTGACCCCGTTTCTCTGGAAGGGAGGGACGGCGACAGCACGAGCGAGGCGATCGTCGAGCTGATAAAGGCCATGGACCTTTCGGAGGCCATCTCAGCGGCCCGTGCCTTTTCTCTGTATTTCCAGCTCATCAACATCCTTGAGCAACGGATCGAGGAAGACAGCTACCTCGACAGCCTCAGGCCCAATCCCAGTGCTGAGACGGCCCAACGGGATGCCTTTGATCCCTTTGCTCCGCCCCTCGCCAACCAAACCGATCCAGCCACCTTTGGAGAGGTGTTCGAGCGGCTGCGTCGGATGAACGTCCCCCCCGCACAGGTGGAGCACCTGCTGCGGGAGCTGGATATCCGTCTGGTGTTCACCGCCCATCCCACGGAGATCGTTCGGCACACAGTGCGTCACAAGCAACGACGTGTGGCCAACTTGCTCCAGCAACTTCAATCAGACACCCCTCTCGCGCATCAGCTGCGCGAGGACTGTCGCGACCAACTGGAAGAGGAAATCCGACTGTGGTGGCGAACCGATGAACTCCACCAGTTCAAACCCACCGTGATCGATGAGGTGGATTCGACCCTGCACTACTTCCAGCAGGTGTTGTTTGAAGCGATGCCGAAACTGCGTAAGAGGCTGATCACTGCCCTGCATCGCCACTACCCCGATGTCCAGGTCCCCCAGGCGTCGTTCTGCACTTTCGGCTCCTGGGTGGGCTCGGACCGGGATGGCAATCCCTCGGTGACACCCGACATCACCTGGCGCACAGCCTGTTACCAGCGTCAGCTGATGCTGGAGCTGTACATCCACTCCGTCCACTCACTCCGTCAGCAGCTGAGCATCTCCATGCAGTGGAGCCAGGTGGCACCATCACTGCTCGAGTCGCTGGAGATGGATCGACTCCGGTTCCCAGAGATCTACGAGCGAAGAGCAGCCCGATACCGACTGGAGCCCTACCGGCTGAAGCTCTGCTACGTGCTCGAAAAACTTGAGCGGACACTCGCCCGCAACAATCAGCTGTCGGAGGCGGGCTGGCAGATGCCCTGTGAAGCCCTGGCCGATCCCCAGGACGGACTCGGCGGAGCCGATGTTCTCCACTACACCTCGGTGGATCAGTTCCGCAGTGACTTGGAGTTGGTCCGCAACAGCCTCGTCAGCACCGAATTGAGCTGCGAACAGCTCGACACGCTGCTGCACCAGGTGCACATCTTTGGGTTCTCTCTGGCCAGCCTCGATATCCGTCAGGAGAGCACCCGCCACAGCGATGCGATCGATGAACTCACCCGCAACCTGGAACTGCCCCAGGCCTACGGGGACATGGACGAAACGCAGCGGATGGCATGGCTCCTCGAGGAACTGCAGACCCGCAGGCCCCTGATTCCGCCAGCCGCCAGTTGGTCGGAGCCAACAGCAGAAACGTTGGCGGTGTTCCGAATGCTGCAGCGCCTCCAGGAGGAGTTCGGTCCGCGGATCTGCAACTCCTATGTGATTTCGATGAGCCACACGGCATCGGATCTCTTGGAGGTTCTGCTGCTGGCGAAAGAGGCAGGCCTGGTAGACCCGCCGAACAAACGGGCCTCCCTACTGGTGGTGCCGCTATTCGAAACCGTGGAGGATCTCCAACGGGCCCCTGCGGTGATGGAAGGGTTATTTAAAACGCCGCTCTACCGCGAACTCCTACCGGTTGCAGGCCAACAGAAACAGCCTCTGCAAGAGCTCATGCTGGGCTACTCAGACAGCAACAAGGATTCTGGCTTTCTCTCCAGCAACTGGGAGATTCACCAGGCTCAGATCGCACTTCAGGCGCTCGCCAGCCGCCAGGATGTGGCGCTTCGCCTCTTCCACGGCCGCGGTGGGTCTGTCAGTCGAGGCGGAGGGCCGGCTTACCAGGCGATCCTGGCCCAACCCAGCGGCACCCTGCAGGGCCGGATCAAAATCACCGAACAGGGTGAAGTACTGAACTCCAAGTACAGCCTGCCCGAGTTGGCGCTTTACAACCTGGAGACCGTAACCACGGCCGTGGTTCAGAACAGCCTGGTAACCAACCAGCTGGATGCGACACCAAGTTGGAATCAGCTGATGAGTCGCCTCGGTACCCGTTCAAGGGAGCATTACCGGGCGTTGGTTCACGACAATCCCGATCTGGTGGCGTTTTTCCAGCAGGTCACGCCGATCGAGGAAATCAGCAAACTGCAGATCTCCAGCCGACCGGCCCGACGCAAAACAGGTGCCAAAGACCTGTCCAGTCTGCGGGCGATTCCCTGGGTCTTCGGTTGGACCCAGAGTCGATTCCTGCTGCCGAGCTGGTTTGGCTTCGGCACGGCGCTGTCGGAAGAAGTGGGCAGTGATTCCGAACAACTCGACCTGCTGCGGCGCCTCCATCAACGTTGGCCGTTCTTCCGGATGCTCATTTCCAAAGTGGAAATGACCCTCTCCAAGGTGGATCTCGATCTGGCCCATCACTACATGAACAGCCTGGGGCACCCCGAACAACGGGAGGCTTTTGAAGCGATCTTCCAGGTGATCGCCAAGGAATACGAACTCACCCGCAAACTGGTCCTGGGAATCACAGGACAGAACCGGCTGCTGGGCGCTGATCAAGGGCTGCAGTTGTCTGTTGATCTGCGCAACCGCACCATCGTGCCTCTGGGCTTTCTCCAGGTTGCACTTTTGAAGCGGCTGCGGGATCAGAACCGACAACCCCCCATGAGTGAGACACCAGGCGCCCCCGAGGACACCCGCACCTACAGCCGCAGTGAACTGCTGAGGGGAGCCTTGCTCACCCTCAACGGCATTGCAGCCGGCATGCGCAACACCGGTTGATCCACTGTGCTGTCGTTCCTTCAACAACCCTCGATTCCACCCTTGCCTGAGGGAACGCGACTCGAAACATCGACCCCTCCCACCTCCGAGCAACTCAACACCCTGCTGATGTCCTGCGGGGAATCAACCCACCCTGAGGAACGCTGGGAGCTCACCCTTCAGCGCAGCCTTTGGCAAATCAGCATCCTGGATGAGGCGAATGGAGAACTGATCGGTTTTGTGCGGGCCACCAGTGATCTGGCCCTGAACGCCAATCTTTGGAACCTTGCCGCAAAACCAGGGCCGAACCAAGGGGCCCTTTTTGCCGTTCTTGTGCACCGTGCCCTGCAGATCCTGCGCCGGGATCTGCCAGGCTGCAGCCTTTCGATCTCGGCCCCTGCAGATGCATTGGAGGCTCTCAAACAGCAGGGTTTCCTTATTGATCCCAACGGCATCCGCGCCATGGGACTCAACCTGAGCTGAGACGTAAGGATCAAACACGAGCATGGAGGGACTCGAACCCCCGACCCTCAGAACCGGAATCTGATGCTCTATCCAACTGAGCTACATGCCCACTGATCGGCGTTAAGCCGCAGTGATATCGAGCGGCAACCGTCCCGATACAGGTACCTTACTCACTGGTCGCCCCAGCACCCATCCGGCTCCACAGGCTCCAACTGCAGGGCTTCCGGAACCACACCGTTCTGCAGCTGGAACTCACGCAGCCACGTCTGCTGGTGATCGGACCAAATGGCATAGGCAAGTCCAACCTCCTCGAGGCAGTTGAGCTGCTGGGCAGCCTGCGCTCTCATCGCTGCAGCAATGATCGAGACCTGATTCATTGGGACACACCCCAGGCCCTGATCCGGGCCGAGGTGGGAGATGGGGATCGCCTGGAACTGGAACTGCGGCGCCAGGGAGGCCGTCAGGCCAGACGAAACGGAAAGCTTCTGGATCGCCAGCTCGACCTGATTGGACCACTGCGCTGCATCGGCTTCAGCGCCCTCGATCTTGATCTGGTCCGTGGCGAACCCGCCCTACGCCGCCAGTGGCTGGACCGAGTGGTGCTGCAGCTTGAACCGGTGTATGCCGATCTGATGGCACGGCTGAACCGGTTGTTGCGACAGCGCAGCCAGCTCTGGCGCCAAAGGCAGATCTCCAGTGCCGAACGCCACGCACTGCTCGACGCGTTTGACGTTCAGATGGCGCTGGTAAGCACCAGGATTCACCGGCGGCGGCAACGGGCCCTGCATCGACTGGAACCGATCTCCCAGCGCTGGCAGACCCATCTCAGCGGGGGCACTGAAGCCTTGGAACTGCATTACAAACCTGGCAGCCGACTCGATGGTGAGGATGCCGAAGCACCCTGGCGACTCTCCATCGAGGAGCAACTGCGCGAACAGCGGGAGGAAGAGGAACGGCTGGGCAGCTGCCGTGTGGGCCCGCACCGGGACGAGATCGCCCTGCTGCTGGGGGGTAGCCCAGCACGACGGTTTGGTTCAGCCGGCCAGCAGCGGTCGCTGGTGCTGGGCCTGAAGCTTGCCGAACTGGAGCTGGTGACCCAGCTGTGTGGGGAGCCACCACTACTGCTTCTCGATGACGTGCTTGCCGAACTGGATCCCACCCGGCAGCAGCTTCTGCTTGAGGCCGTGGGCGAATCGCATCAATGCCTGGTGAGCGCCACCCACCTCGAAGGCTTTGGCGGCGGATGGCAGCAGCAGGCCCAAATTCTTGGAGCAAGAGAACTGAGACCCGACCTGCAGATCGGATAAGGTGGCGAACTTGTTTTTCTCTCATCGCCTGATGGAGCAGACCCTCTCTGAACTGCATCCCAACCCGGGATGGGGTGCATCTGAGATTCATGCCACCGACATGGTTGGCAAACACTGCATTCTTGAGCTCTACGACTGCGATCCCAGCCGGCTCGACGACGAAGCATTCATCCGCACAACGATCACCTCAGCAGCCAAGGGCGCTGGTGCGACGCTGCTGAACCTGATCACCCATCAATTTCAACCCCAGGGCGTCACGGGCCTGGCCCTGCTGGCGGAATCCCACATTTCCATCCACACCTGGCCGGAATCCGGCTATGCCGCTGTTGACGTGTTCACTTGTGGGGACCACACCATGCCGGAGCAGGCCTGCGCCATTCTCTGCCGTGAGCTTCAAGCGAAACGGCACGCGCTGAAAAGCTTTCTGCGAGAAACGCCTGCGGCCATTGCCACCGGAGTGAGAGAACCTGTGGAAACGCCAAGTCAGCTCCCCAGCTGAACAGGGCTACGCCAGATCAGCGGCGGTTCAACTTGCCGCTGACCAGACCTTCTAGATCCAGGTTGACGGAGGTGAAACCAAGGGAGCGAAAGGCCTCGACCAAAGGTTCGCTCTCCGTAAGCGCGAGCACAGCACGAATCTGGTCACTGGGCACCTCTATCCGTGCGGCGAGACCATGGGATCTCACACGGACGGTGCTGAACCCCCTGGAGATCAACCAAGCTTCCGCCTGGCCCACCCGCTTCAACCGCTCGGCGCTGATGCTTTCGCCATAGGGAAAGCGAGAGGCCAAGCAGGGCTGCGCCGGCTTGTCCCACCAGGGGAAACCAAGGGCACGAGACAAAGCACGGATCGCTGCTTTGTCGATCAACAGTTCAGCCAGGGGGGAACGAACCCCTGCCTGTCGGGCCGCGTCAATGCCGGGACGGTGATCGCCGAGGTCATCGAGGTTGACCCCATCAATCACCAAGGCATCACCCGCCGCCGCAGCAATGGGCTGAAGGTGGTGGTGCAGTTCACGCTTGCAGGCAAAGCAGCGATCCACGGGGTTGCTGCTGTAGTCGGGGTCGTTCAACTCGGCCGTCGGACACTCCCGATGCGGAATACCGAGCCATGAGGCCTGATCACGGGCTTCCCGCAACAGATGCGGCGCCAGGGCCGGGGAGACCCCCGTTACTGCCAGAGCGGCATCGCCCTTGGCTTCATAGGCCATCGCCGCCACAAGGGTGCTATCGACACCGCCGGAATAGGCCACGCATAGGGAAGACTGCGAAGCCATCCAGTGCCGCAGGTCCGCCAGCAGCTGCTGCTCTCGATCGGCCAAAGGCTCCTGCAACCGAAACATCAGCGGGGAAAACCAGTTGAGCTAGGTAGGCTCCAACGGTAAGAGCTGTCCCCATGCCTCGAAGCATCGGCATTGTCACCGCAGCGGACAGCCGCGAGCGCAGCCACGGACAGCTGCACATCTATGACGGCGAGGGCAAGGGCAAAAGCCAGGCGGCCCTCGGCGTAGTGCTGCGCACCATTGGACTCGGCATCTGCGAGCAAAGGCAGACCAGGGTGCTGCTGCTGCGCTTCCTCAAAGGCCCAGGACGGGCCTACGACGAGGATGCGGCAATCGAGGCCTTGCAACAGGGTTTCCCCCATCTGATCGACCACCTGCGCACCGGACGAGCCGATCACTTCACCGCCGACGAGGCCACCCGATTCGACCGGGACGAAGCCCAGCGGGGCTGGGTGATTGCCAAGGGGGCAATCGCTAGCGCCCTCTATTCAGTGGTAGTTCTGGACGAACTGAATCCTGTACTGGACCTCGGCCTGCTGGATCTTGAGGATGTGGTCAGCACCCTCAGCAACCGGCCAGAGGGGATGGAAATCATCGTCACCGGTCGGGCCGCACCTGCCCCACTGGTGCGTGTAGCCGACCTCCACTCCGAGATGCGGGCCCATCGCCGTCCGGGCATGAATGACAACCGGGTGGTGCCTCTCAATGTGAGCAGCGGCATCGAGATCTACACCGGTGAAGGCAAAGGCAAATCAACCAGTGCACTGGGGAAAGGGCTGCAGGCCATCGGCCGGGGCATCAGCCAAGACAAGAGCCATCGGGTCTTGATCCTGCAGTGGCTTAAAGGCGGAAGCGGCTACACCGAAGATGCGGCTATCGCCGCTCTACGCGAGAGCTATCCCCACCTGGTGGACCACCTCCGCTCCGGCCGCGATGCCATCGTTTGGCGCGGCCAGCAGGAGCCGATTGATTACGTGGAAGCCGAGCGGGCCTGGGAGATCGCACGGGCTGCCATCTCCAGCGGTCTCTACAAAACCGTGATCCTCGATGAGTTGAACCCCACGGTGGATCTGGAGCTGCTGCCCGTCGAACCGATCCTGCAAACCCTGCTGCGCAAACCTGCGGAAACTGAGGTGATCATTACGGGGCGGTGCAAAAACCCGCCCGCCTACTTCGATCTGGCCAGCATCCATTCAGAGATGGTGTGCCACAAGCACTACGCCGAACAGGGCGTCGACCTGAAACGAGGGGTGGATTACTAACCCTCGGGTTCAGTAGCGGGGAATTACAGGATCCACCTGCTGCGACCAAGCATCAATTCCACCGGTCACATTCGTGGCCGCGATTCCCTGCTGACCCAACAGCTCAACAGCACGCGCAGAGCGCCCCCCGAGCTTGCAGTGCACCAAAAGGCGCCGTCCCTCAGCCAAAGCACGAACGCGATCGATCGCCTCTCCACTCTCCAGCGAGGCCAACGGAACCAAGTGACTTCCTTCAATCGAAGCCACCTCTGCCTCAGCAAGATTGCGCACATCGACAAGCGCAATCTTGTCTGGAGCTGAATCGAGTAAGGCCTTCAGTTCCGTGACAGTGATGGCTTCCATCTCCGATGACGCCGGACGGCAAAACTGGCGGTAGTCAATCAGGCTCTCAACCTTCGGTCGGTCTGGATCAACGCGGAGGGTGAGTTCCCGAAATCGCATCGCCAAGGCATCAACCACCAGAAGTCGACCATCCAGGCAGTCACCGATGCCGGTGATCAATTTGATCGCTTCGGTGGCCTGGAGCAGACCGATCAGCCCAGGCATCACACCCATCACACCAGCCTCCGAGCAGGATGGAACAGCGTCCGGCGGAGGTGGTTCCGGCAGCAGGTCGCGGTAGTTGGGGCTCGTCGGCGTGCTGTTGAACACGCTGACCTGGCCGTCAAAGCGCTGCACGGAGCCATAGACGAGGGGTTTCCCAAGCAACACACAGGCGTCGTTGATCAGATACCGGCTGGGAAAGTTGTCAGTGCCATCACAGACCAAGTCGTAGGCACCGATGAGGTCCAGGGCATTGCCCACAGTCAGCATGTGTTCATGCACCTCCACCTGGCAGTGGGGATTGAGATCGTGGATCCGCGCGGCGGCCGAGCGGGCCTTGGAACCACCAACCCCGCTGGAGCTGTGGATCACCTGCCGCTGGAGATTGGAGAGCTCCACCACATCTCCATCCACGATTCCGATGCGACCCACACCTGCCGCGGCCAGGTACAGCAGCAGAGGAGATCCCAGTCCCCCGCTGCCAACACAGAGCACAGAAGCAGACTTCAGCCGGAGCTGACCGGCAGGACCAACCTCGGGAAGGATCAGATGGCGGGCGTAGCGCCCCCGCTCATCAGCACTCAGCATCGGTTGGTCATGCATGGTTTTGAGTGTCCCAGAGCTGAATCGGGATTTCATCCACGCTGCGGTCACCATGCAGCCACCAGGCCCGCAGGCCAAGCGAGGCAGAGAGAATCAGCATCAAACTTTCAGCCTCCCCCCAGCGCCGATCGTGGGGCGAGGGAACGGGCTCGGACGCCGGATGGGAGTGGGCTACACCAAGACAACATTGATGGCGATCCCGGGCCCATCGCTGGGCTGCTAACTGCTCCCTGGGATCCACCAGAAACCGTCTACGACGATCGTGGACAGGCCGCTGACCGGATGCCCCTCGTCCCCAGACATTGCAACAGGGCCAGATCGTGATCAGCCTCAAACAGCCTGCATTTGTCCGTTGTCCCAGCAGCAAGGCACAACCTTCTTCGGGGTGAGGCGCCAACAACATGCGGCGCAAATCCGTGTGGCATCGGTAATCAATTTGCAGGACGGATGGCGTAGACCGCGCTGCACCGATACGCTCAGCTGAAATTGTGAAGGATTTAGTCGTTCTCATGAGTGACGCCCCCACTGAAGTAAAGGATGCCGCCACAACTGTGACGACACCCGTCGACGCTCCTACTCAGGACGACACCACCTCCTTTGCTGAGCGCTATAGCGACGTTCTCGGCAAGGTGAACGAAACCCTCGATGGGGTCGACTGGAGCCAGATGGGCCGCATCGGCAAGATCGTCGGCATCTTTGCGGCCGTGATCATTGCTCAGATCCTGATCAAGGGAATCCTCGACACGATCAATCTGCTGCCAATCGTTCCGGGGCTGCTCGAACTGCTCGG
This window encodes:
- the larE gene encoding ATP-dependent sacrificial sulfur transferase LarE — encoded protein: MFRLQEPLADREQQLLADLRHWMASQSSLCVAYSGGVDSTLVAAMAYEAKGDAALAVTGVSPALAPHLLREARDQASWLGIPHRECPTAELNDPDYSSNPVDRCFACKRELHHHLQPIAAAAGDALVIDGVNLDDLGDHRPGIDAARQAGVRSPLAELLIDKAAIRALSRALGFPWWDKPAQPCLASRFPYGESISAERLKRVGQAEAWLISRGFSTVRVRSHGLAARIEVPSDQIRAVLALTESEPLVEAFRSLGFTSVNLDLEGLVSGKLNRR
- the recF gene encoding DNA replication/repair protein RecF; this translates as MQGFRNHTVLQLELTQPRLLVIGPNGIGKSNLLEAVELLGSLRSHRCSNDRDLIHWDTPQALIRAEVGDGDRLELELRRQGGRQARRNGKLLDRQLDLIGPLRCIGFSALDLDLVRGEPALRRQWLDRVVLQLEPVYADLMARLNRLLRQRSQLWRQRQISSAERHALLDAFDVQMALVSTRIHRRRQRALHRLEPISQRWQTHLSGGTEALELHYKPGSRLDGEDAEAPWRLSIEEQLREQREEEERLGSCRVGPHRDEIALLLGGSPARRFGSAGQQRSLVLGLKLAELELVTQLCGEPPLLLLDDVLAELDPTRQQLLLEAVGESHQCLVSATHLEGFGGGWQQQAQILGARELRPDLQIG
- a CDS encoding N-acetyltransferase; amino-acid sequence: MLSFLQQPSIPPLPEGTRLETSTPPTSEQLNTLLMSCGESTHPEERWELTLQRSLWQISILDEANGELIGFVRATSDLALNANLWNLAAKPGPNQGALFAVLVHRALQILRRDLPGCSLSISAPADALEALKQQGFLIDPNGIRAMGLNLS
- the speD gene encoding adenosylmethionine decarboxylase, with the protein product MEQTLSELHPNPGWGASEIHATDMVGKHCILELYDCDPSRLDDEAFIRTTITSAAKGAGATLLNLITHQFQPQGVTGLALLAESHISIHTWPESGYAAVDVFTCGDHTMPEQACAILCRELQAKRHALKSFLRETPAAIATGVREPVETPSQLPS
- the ppc gene encoding phosphoenolpyruvate carboxylase, whose protein sequence is MPESTTPDSEQETARLSGGGSGAGQLLQHRLDLIEDLWKSVLRSECPPDQSERLLRLKQLSDPVSLEGRDGDSTSEAIVELIKAMDLSEAISAARAFSLYFQLINILEQRIEEDSYLDSLRPNPSAETAQRDAFDPFAPPLANQTDPATFGEVFERLRRMNVPPAQVEHLLRELDIRLVFTAHPTEIVRHTVRHKQRRVANLLQQLQSDTPLAHQLREDCRDQLEEEIRLWWRTDELHQFKPTVIDEVDSTLHYFQQVLFEAMPKLRKRLITALHRHYPDVQVPQASFCTFGSWVGSDRDGNPSVTPDITWRTACYQRQLMLELYIHSVHSLRQQLSISMQWSQVAPSLLESLEMDRLRFPEIYERRAARYRLEPYRLKLCYVLEKLERTLARNNQLSEAGWQMPCEALADPQDGLGGADVLHYTSVDQFRSDLELVRNSLVSTELSCEQLDTLLHQVHIFGFSLASLDIRQESTRHSDAIDELTRNLELPQAYGDMDETQRMAWLLEELQTRRPLIPPAASWSEPTAETLAVFRMLQRLQEEFGPRICNSYVISMSHTASDLLEVLLLAKEAGLVDPPNKRASLLVVPLFETVEDLQRAPAVMEGLFKTPLYRELLPVAGQQKQPLQELMLGYSDSNKDSGFLSSNWEIHQAQIALQALASRQDVALRLFHGRGGSVSRGGGPAYQAILAQPSGTLQGRIKITEQGEVLNSKYSLPELALYNLETVTTAVVQNSLVTNQLDATPSWNQLMSRLGTRSREHYRALVHDNPDLVAFFQQVTPIEEISKLQISSRPARRKTGAKDLSSLRAIPWVFGWTQSRFLLPSWFGFGTALSEEVGSDSEQLDLLRRLHQRWPFFRMLISKVEMTLSKVDLDLAHHYMNSLGHPEQREAFEAIFQVIAKEYELTRKLVLGITGQNRLLGADQGLQLSVDLRNRTIVPLGFLQVALLKRLRDQNRQPPMSETPGAPEDTRTYSRSELLRGALLTLNGIAAGMRNTG